In Antennarius striatus isolate MH-2024 chromosome 8, ASM4005453v1, whole genome shotgun sequence, a single window of DNA contains:
- the LOC137599838 gene encoding phospholipid-transporting ATPase ABCA1-like isoform X2 codes for MAVSTQLGLLLWKNFTYRRRQTIQLVIEIIWPLFIFFILISVRIHYPPYEQHECHFPNKAMPSAGTLPWVQGIICNANNPCFRNPTPGESPGVVGNFNDSIISRLFTDAKKILLYTQNDKSYEGYRELLNALRKLQKNTAGFKLKDFLRDNETLSHFLHHNASLPRHALKQIVEADVNLEKVLTKGFGFHLRDLCNTTPLEEFVHIADRNVSLLTRAIICESSRDWLDKAQNHFLSNLDFLKPIRKDVRSDPKVVQEVAAATDYLLENLGALAVELSSMNSWKDMRKEILYLTANATGSPNQMYQAVSRIVCGHPEGGGLKIKSLNWYEDNNYKALFGNHGNDSDGEPLSSYDNTSTPYCNNMMRNLESSPISRMIWRALKPLLMGKILYTPDTPATQRIIHEVNKTFQELGLLRDLGGMWEEMRPKIWNFMENSEEMDLVRTLLQNNASAAFLNAQLSETEWRVSDISDFLSKVSEDRRPKGSAYTWRDVFNETDQAIQTISRFMECVNLDKLEPVANEERLVNKSMGLLNNQKFWAGIVFPGIAHNNSTDLPPKVNYKIRMDIDNVERTNKIKDGYWDPGPRADPFEDLRYIWGGFSYLQDVIEHGIIRAVTGTKEKTGVYIQQMPYPCYVDDIFLRVMSRSMPLFMTLAWMYSVAIIIKGVVYEKEARLKETMRIMGLNNGILWLSWFISSLIPLLISAGLLVVLLKVGNLLPYSDPGVVFLFLGSFGIVTIMQCFLISTLFSRANLAAACGGIIYFTLYLPYVLCVAWQDYVGFGIKVVVSLLSPVAFGFGCEYFALFEEQGVGIQWSNLLASPLEEDSYNLTTSICLMLFDAFLYGLMTWYIEAVFPGQYGIPRSWYFPFTRTYWRGERQDKNLSSDLSKKGNAEAVCIEEEPGHIEPGVYIENLVKIYSHGKKLAVDGLSLRFYNGQITSFLGHNGAGKTTTMSILTGLFPPTSGTAYILGKDIRTELSTIRQNLGVCPQHNVLFSMLTVEEHIWFYARLKGLPEEQVKAEMEQIVNDVGLPHKRQSRTSTLSGGMQRKLSVALAFVGGSKVVILDEPTAGVDPYARRGIWDLLLKYRQGRTILLSTHHMDEADILGDRIAIISHGKLCCVGSSLFLKTQLGTGYYLTLVKKDYDLTLQSCRNSSSTVSYSKKNEKEDSVSESSSDAGLGSEPESETTTIDVSLISNVIFKHVSEARLVEDLGHELTYVLPHQSAKDGAFVELFHELDDRLTDLGISSYGISDTTLEEIFLKVAEDSGVDSVELSDGVVATRTRRRHAFGDHQNCLKPFTDDDFDFNDSEGDPESRETDWLSGTDGKGSYQVKGWSLKRQQFVALLWKRFLYARRSRKGFFAQIVLPAVFVCIALVFSLIVPPFGKYPSLPLDPGMYGEQFTFISNDLPEDPHTNKLLGALTEKPGFGTRCMEGESKLNKDCIPIENEWSVPQVSQSVKDMFDKGNWSMENPSPLCACSCEGRKRMLPECPAGAGGLPPPQMKISANDTLQSLTGRNVSDYLVKTYAQIIGKSLKNKIWVNEFRYGGFSLGARSSQLLSHTDQIDDAIAELRRRFDLERGTAADRFLRSLSSFIQGLDTKNNVKIWFNNKGWHSIGSFLNVMNNGVLRASLQAGKDPAKFGISVHNHPLNLTKEQLSQVALMTTSVDVLVSICVIFAMSFVPASFVVFLIQERVNKAKHMQFISGVQPFLYWLANFVWDMCNYIVPATLVIIIFVCFQQDAYVSSTNLPVLALLLLLYGWSITPLMYPASFFFKIPSTAYVVLTSVNILIGINGSVSTFVLELFGSNEIGGINDILKNVFLIFPHFCLGRGLIDMVKNQAMADALERFGENRFRSPLAWDMVGKNLFAMAVEGVVFFFITVLIQYRFCFKARSSTSHLKPIGEEDEDVARERQRILSGAGQTDILELRQLTKIYKRKQKPAVDRLCVGIPPGECFGLLGVNGAGKTSTFKMLTGDSVVTSGEAYLAGKSVNTEIDEVHQNMGYCPQFDAINDLLTGREHLELYAILRGVPEKEVCEVAEWGIRKLGLVKYVDKAAGSYSGGNMRKLSTAIALIGGPPVVFLDEPTTGMDPKARRALWNAILSIIKEGRSVVLTSHSMEECEALCTRMAIMVNGRFRCLGSVQHLKNRFGDGYTIILRVAGPDPDLHPVMEFIERELPGSTLKEKHRNMLQYQLPTSLTSLARIFSMLSKNKELLSIEDYSVSQTTLDQVFVNFAKDQSDEDHLKDVHLNKRDAVVVDISQLNSFLLDSKTRESCV; via the exons ATGGCAGTCTCTACTCAACTGGGTTTACTGCTTTGGAAGAACTTCACCTACAGACGGAGGCAGACG ATCCAGTTGGTGATTGAGATCATCTGGCcccttttcatctttttcatctTGATCTCTGTCCGAATACATTATCCACCCTATGAGCAACATGAAT GCCATTTTCCTAACAAGGCCATGCCCTCAGCGGGTACCCTTCCTTGGGTACAAGGCATCATCTGCAATGCCAACAACCCTTGCTTTCGTAATCCCACCCCTGGAGAGAGTCCTGGGGTGGTGGGAAACTTCAACGATTCTAT AATCTCCCGTCTGTTCACTGATGCCAAGAAGATCCTGCTCTACACCCAGAATGATAAGAGCTACGAGGGATACAGGGAGCTGCTGAACGCCCTCAGGAAGCTGCAGAAGAACACTGCTG GTTTCAAGCTGAAAGACTTTTTACGAGACAACGAGACCCTTTCCCACTTCCTGCACCACAATGCTTCACTTCCTCGACACGCGCTGAAGCAGATTGTAGAGGCAGATGTCAATCTTGAAAAG GTGCTAACTAAAGGTTTTGGCTTCCACCTCAGAGATCTCTGTAACACCACACCTCTGGAGGAGTTTGTTCACATCGCTGACAGAAACGTGTCCCTCCTGACTCGAGCGATCATCTGCGAATCATCCAGAGATTGGTTAGACAAGGCACaaaatcacttcctgtccaaccTGGATTTCCTGAAACCAATCCGG AAGGACGTGAGGTCCGACCCAAAAGTGGTTCAGGAAGTCGCAGCTGCAACCGACTATCTTCTGGAGAACCTTGGAGCTCTTGCTGTCGAG CTTTCCAGTATGAATAGTTGGAAGGATATGAGAAAGGAGATTCTGTATCTAACAGCAAACGCAACGGGCTCCCCGAACCAGATGTACCAGGCTGTGTCACGGATCGTCTGCGGACACCCCGAGGGAGGTGGCCTCAAAATCAAGTCGCTCAACTGGTATGAAGACAATAACTACAAAGCCCTGTTTGGAAACCATGGCAACGACAGTGACGGTGAACCTCTCTCCTCTTATGATAATACCTCCA CTCCCTATTGTAACAACATGATGCGGAACCTGGAGTCCAGCCCCATCTCCAGGATGATCTGGAGAGCTCTGAAGCCTCTGCTCATGGGGAAGATCCTGTACACCCCAGACACTCCAGCAACACAAAGAATCATCCATGAG GTTAATAAGACGTTCCAGGAGCTCGGCCTGCTGAGGGACCTCGGTGGGATGTGGGAGGAGATGAGACCTAAAATCTGGAACTTCATGGAGAACAGCGAGGAAATGGACTTAGTGAGG ACGCTGCTCCAAAATAACGCTAGTGCTGCATTCTTAAATGCCCAACTCAGTGAGACCGAGTGGCGTGTGTCAGACATTTCAGACTTCCTAAGTAAGGTGTCAGAGGACCGAAGACCCAAAGGTTCTGCCTATACCTGGAGGGACGTCTTCAACGAAACGGATCAGGCAATACAGACCATCTCACGCTTTATGGAG TGTGTAAACCTGGACAAGCTGGAGCCAGTAGCTAATGAAGAGAGACTGGTCAATAAGTCCATGGGTCTTCTGAACAACCAGAAGTTCTGGGCTGGAATCGTATTTCCTGGCATCGCCCACAACAACAGCACTGATTTGCCTCCTAAAGTCAACTATAAGATCCGTATGGACATTGATAATGTGGAGAGGACTAACAAGATCAAAGACGG CTATTGGGACCCTGGTCCTAGGGCAGACCCCTTCGAAGACCTTCGATACATTTGGGGAGGATTTTCTTACCTGCAAGATGTCATTGAACACGGAATCATCAGAGCTGTCACTGGAACCAAGGAAAAGACAGGCGTCTACATCCAGCAGATGCCCTATCCCTGCTACGTTGACGACAT ttttctgCGGGTGATGAGTCGTTCGATGCCTCTCTTTATGACCTTGGCTTGGATGTACTCAGTCGCCATCATCATCAAAGGTGTGGTGTACGAGAAGGAGGCGAGGCTGAAGGAGACCATGAGGATCATGGGACTTAACAACGGCATCCTATGGCTCAGCTGGTTCATCAGCAGTTTAATCCCACTCCTGATCAGCGCTGGCTTGTTGGTGGTGTTACTAAAG GTGGGCAACCTGCTGCCTTACAGCGACCCAGGAGTGGTTTTCCTTTTCTTAGGGTCCTTCGGCATCGTGACCATCATGCAGTGTTTCCTCATCAGCACCCTGTTTTCTCGTGCCAACTTGGCAGCTGCCTGCGGTGGGATTATATACTTCACGCTCTACCTCCCTTACGTGCTGTGTGTTGCCTGGCAAGATTATGTCGGCTTTGGAATAAAAGTTGTAGTG agtcttctgtctcctgtggCTTTTGGTTTTGGATGTGAATACTTCGCCCTTTTTGAGGAGCAAGGAGTGGGCATCCAGTGGTCAAATCTGCTGGCCAGTCCGCTTGAGGAGGACAGCTATAATCTGACCACTTCTATATGCCTCATGCTGTTTGATGCTTTCCTGTATGGACTAATGACCTGGTACATCGAAGCAGTGTTTCCTG GTCAGTATGGGATCCCCAGATCTTGGTATTTCCCATTCACAAGGACGTACTGGCGTGGAGAAAGGCAGGACAAGAATCTCTCCAGTGATCTGTCAAAGAAGGGCAATGCtgaag CTGTGTGTATTGAGGAGGAGCCGGGCCACATTGAACCGGGAGTTTACATCGAGAATCTGGTGAAGATCTACAGTCATGGAAAAAAGCTGGCTGTAGACGGGTTGTCTCTGAGGTTCTATAACGGACAGATTACCTCCTTTCTCGGCCACAACGGAGCTGGAAAGACCACAACCAT gtcaATCCTGACAGGGTTGTTTCCGCCCACTTCTGGTACAGCCTACATTCTCGGCAAGGACATTCGCACTGAGCTGAGCACAATCCGACAAAATTTGGGTGTCTGTCCCCAGCATAATGTTCTTTTCAGCAT GCTGACGGTGGAGGAACACATTTGGTTCTACGCCCGTCTGAAGGGCCTGCCAGAAGAGCAAGTAAAAGCTGAGATGGAACAAATAGTGAACGATGTCGGACTGCCCCATAAGCGTCAGTCACGCACCAGCACGCTCTCTG gAGGGATGCAGAGGAAACTGTCAGTGGCCTTGGCTTTTGTCGGTGGGTCAAAGGTTGTCATTCTGGATGAACCAACCGCTGGGGTCGACCCTTACGCACGCAGGGGCATCTGGGACCTGTTGCTTAAATACAGACAAG GCCGTACCATCCTCCTGTCCACTCACCACATGGATGAGGCTGACATCCTGGGTGACCGCATTGCTATCATTTCCCACGGCAAGTTGTGTTGTGTCGGGTCCTCCCTCTTCCTGAAAACCCAACTGGGCACAGGCTACTACCTGACTCTGGTCAAGAAAGACTACGACTTGACACTTCAGTCTTGCAGGAATTCATCCAGCACCGTCTCCTACAGCAAGAAGAACGAGAAG GAGGACAGTGTGTCAGAGAGTAGCTCAGATGCTGGTCTAGGAAGTGAACCAGAAAGTGAAACCACCACAATTG ACGTGTCCCTCATCTCCAATGTGATTTTCAAGCACGTCTCTGAAGCTCGCCTGGTTGAAGACCTCGGACACGAACTCACCTACGTCTTGCCCCACCAGTCAGCTAAAGACGGAGCGTTTGTCGAGCTCTTTCACGAGCTGGATGACCGACTCACCGACTTGGGAATATCCAGTTATGGAATATCTGATACCACCCTTGAAGAG ATTTTCCTGAAAGTAGCCGAGGACAGCGGTGTTGATTCTGTTGAGCTTTCAG ATGGAGTCGTGGCGACCAGGACTCGTCGCCGCCATGCGTTCGGAGACCACCAGAACTGCTTGAAGCCCTTCACCGACGATGACTTTGATTTCAATGACTCTGAAGGTGACCCAG AATCCCGTGAGACCGACTGGCTGAGTGGAACAGACGGCAAAGGTTCATACCAGGTCAAAGGCTGGAGTCTGAAGAGACAGCAGTTTGTTGCTCTCCTCTGGAAGAGATTCCTTTACGCTCGGCGCTCCAGGAAAGGCTTCTTTGCTCAG ATTGTTCTTCCAGCTGTGTTTGTATGCATTGCCCTGGTGTTCAGTCTGATTGTTCCTCCTTTTGGAAAGTACCCAAGTCTGCCTCTTGATCCCGGCATGTATGGAGAACAGTTTACATTCATCAG TAACGACTTACCTGAGGACCCTCACACCAACAAACTATTGGGAGCTCTGACAGAAAAGCCAGGGTTTGGGACGCGCTGCATGGAGGGAGAATCTAAACT GAACAAAGACTGTATACCGATTGAGAACGAATGGTCGGTCCCACAAGTCTCCCAAAGTGTGAAAGACATGTTCGACAAAGGCAACTGGTCGATGGAGAATCCCTCTCCTCTGTGCGCCTGCAGCTGTGAAGGACGCAAGAGGATGCTTCCTGAGTGTCCTGCTGGTGCTGGAGGACTTCCACCGCCGCAG ATGAAGATCAGCGCCAATGACACTCTGCAAAGTCTGACCGGCAGAAATGTCTCTGACTATCTTGTGAAAACCTACGCTCAAATCATCGGCAAGAG CCTGAAGAACAAGATATGGGTGAATGAGTTCAG ATACGGAGGATTCTCTTTGGGCGCCAGAAGTTCCCAGCTTCTGTCTCACACAGACCAAATCGATGACGCCATTGCCGAGCTGAGAAGACGCTTCGATCTGGAGAGA ggaaCTGCAGCAGATCGTTTCTTACGTAGTCTCTCCAGTTTTATCCAAGGTCTGGATACCAAGAATAACGTCaag ATCTGGTTCAACAACAAGGGCTGGCACAGCATCGGTTCTTTCCTCAACGTGATGAACAACGGCGTCCTGCGGGCGAGTCTGCAAGCTGGCAAAGACCCAGCAAAGTTCGGCATCTCCGTCCACAATCATCCCCTCAACCTCACCAAGGAGCAGCTGTCCCAAGTGGCGCT GATGACGACATCGGTCGACGTGTTGGTTTCCATCTGCGTGATCTTCGCCATGTCCTTCGTCCCTGCCAGCTTTGTGGTCTTCCTCATCCAGGAGAGAGTGAACAAGGCCAAACACATGCAATTCATAAGCGGAGTGCAGCCTTTCCTGTATTGGCTGGCCAACTTTGTTTGGGATATG TGTAACTACATCGTCCCAGCAACTCtggtcatcatcatcttcgTGTGTTTCCAACAAGACGCTTACGTCTCCTCCACCAACTTGCCCGTGCtggccctgctgctgctgctttatgG ATGGTCCATCACCCCTCTGATGTACCCAGCCTCATTCTTCTTTAAGATCCCCAGCACCGCCTACGTGGTTCTGACCAGCGTTAACATCCTAATCGGAATCAACGGGAGCGTTTCCACATTTGTTCTGGAACTGTTTGGAAGCAAT GAGATCGGTGGCATCAATGACATCCTGAAGAATGTGTTCCTCATCTTCCCACACTTTTGTTTGGGGAGAGGACTGATTGATATGGTGAAGAATCAGGCGATGGCAGACGCTTTGGAGAGGTTTG GTGAAAACCGTTTCCGCTCCCCTCTGGCCTGGGACATGGTGGGAAAGAACCTGTTTGCGATGGCCGTGGAGGGTGtggttttcttcttcattaCAGTCCTTATTCAGTACCGCTTCTGCTTCAAGGCCAG GTCGTCCACCAGTCATCTGAAGCCGATCGGAGAAGAAGACGAGGACGTGGCCAGAGAGCGCCAAAGGATTCTGAGTGGCGCTGGTCAAACGGACATCCTGGAGCTCAGACAGCTCACCAAAATTTACAAACGGAAACAGAAGCCGGCCGTGGACCGGCTCTGCGTCGGCATCCCCCCTGGCGAG TGCTTTGGATTACTGGGAGTGAATGGAGCAGGAAAAACCAGTACATTTAAAATGCTGACAGGAGACTCTGTGGTCACCAGTGGAGAGGCTTATCTGGCTGGCAAGAG CGTAAACACCGAGATCGATGAGGTCCATCAGAACATGGGTTACTGTCCTCAGTTCGACGCCATCAACGACCTGCTGACTGGCAGAGAGCACCTAGAATTATATGCTATCCTGAGAGGAGTTCCTGAGAAGGAAGTCTGCGAG GTGGCAGAATGGGGCATACGGAAGCTGGGCTTGGTCAAATACGTGGACAAGGCTGCTGGCAGCTACAGCGGAGGAAACATGAGGAAACTGTCCACCGCCATCGCTCTCATAGGAGGACCACCTGTAGTCTTTCTG GATGAACCAACGACAGGCATGGACCCTAAAGCCCGTCGTGCTCTGTGGAACGCCATCCTGAGCATCATCAAAGAGGGACGATCTGTAGTCCTAACTTCTCACAG CATGGAGGAGTGTGAGGCACTTTGCACCAGAATGGCCATCATGGTCAACGGCAGGTTCCGCTGTTTGGGCAGCGTGCAGCACCTCAAAAATAG GTTCGGTGATGGATACACCA